One genomic window of Proteus sp. ZN5 includes the following:
- a CDS encoding type I restriction-modification system subunit M produces MPNTPINQDEINKAVWSACDTFRGTVDPSIYKDFILTMLFLKYISDVRQDKVEELTTQFGDNKDMVEAMLASQSFKIPAGSTFWDLYEARNTAGNGTRIDQALHAIEEANGTKLKGVFQDISFNTDKLGDEKQKNDILRHLLEDFGKPTLNLRPSRVGSLDVIGNAYEYLIKHFAAGSGKSAGEFYTPPEVSDLLSIILEPQQGDSICDPACGSGSLLMKCGKQVQKNFGGSKQYALFGQEAIGSTWSLAKMNMFLHGEDNHRIEWGDTIRNPKLQDSNGGLLHFDVVTANPPFSLDKWGHEDAESDHFGRFRRGVPPKTKGDYAFISHMIETLKPETGRMGVVVPHGVLFRASSEGKIRQQLIEENLLDAVIGLPEKLFFGTGIPAAILIFKKKKDTNDVMFIDASREFKSGKNQNVLTQENIDKIVKTYRSGDNVDKYAYVATLDEIRENDYNLNIPRYVDTFEEEAEIDLMAVRNERLALQTELADLEAEMAGYLEELGYGA; encoded by the coding sequence ATGCCAAATACCCCAATCAACCAAGATGAAATCAACAAAGCCGTCTGGTCGGCGTGCGATACCTTCCGTGGCACCGTAGATCCATCCATCTACAAAGACTTCATCTTGACCATGCTGTTCTTAAAATACATCTCAGATGTACGCCAAGACAAAGTAGAAGAACTCACCACTCAGTTCGGTGACAACAAAGATATGGTTGAAGCCATGCTTGCCAGCCAATCATTCAAAATTCCCGCAGGTTCAACATTCTGGGATTTGTATGAAGCACGTAATACCGCAGGTAACGGTACTCGCATTGACCAAGCGCTGCACGCGATTGAAGAAGCCAACGGCACCAAGTTAAAAGGCGTGTTCCAAGACATCAGCTTCAACACCGATAAACTGGGTGATGAGAAGCAAAAGAACGACATTCTACGCCACCTATTGGAAGACTTTGGTAAGCCAACCCTAAACCTGCGCCCTAGCCGTGTTGGTTCGCTGGATGTGATTGGTAACGCCTACGAATACCTGATCAAACATTTTGCCGCAGGCAGCGGAAAATCGGCAGGTGAATTCTATACCCCGCCAGAGGTGTCGGATCTGCTTTCTATCATCTTAGAGCCACAACAAGGCGACAGCATTTGTGACCCTGCTTGTGGTTCAGGTTCACTATTGATGAAGTGTGGTAAGCAAGTTCAAAAGAATTTTGGCGGTTCTAAGCAATACGCCCTGTTTGGTCAAGAAGCCATTGGCTCTACATGGTCATTGGCAAAAATGAACATGTTCCTGCATGGTGAAGACAACCACCGTATTGAATGGGGCGATACCATTCGTAACCCTAAACTGCAAGATAGCAACGGTGGCTTACTACACTTTGACGTAGTAACCGCAAACCCACCGTTCTCGTTAGATAAATGGGGACATGAAGACGCAGAAAGCGATCACTTTGGTCGTTTCCGCCGTGGTGTGCCACCAAAAACCAAAGGCGACTACGCTTTCATCTCGCACATGATCGAAACCCTAAAGCCAGAGACTGGTCGTATGGGTGTAGTTGTGCCACATGGTGTGCTATTCCGTGCATCAAGTGAGGGCAAAATCCGCCAACAATTGATTGAAGAAAACTTGCTAGATGCAGTGATCGGTTTACCTGAAAAACTGTTCTTTGGTACGGGTATTCCTGCTGCGATCTTGATCTTCAAGAAGAAGAAAGACACCAATGATGTGATGTTCATCGATGCTTCGCGTGAATTTAAGTCAGGCAAAAACCAGAACGTACTGACACAAGAGAACATCGACAAGATCGTGAAGACTTACCGTAGCGGCGACAACGTGGATAAGTACGCGTATGTGGCAACCCTCGATGAGATCCGCGAGAACGACTACAACCTGAACATTCCTCGCTACGTGGATACGTTTGAAGAAGAAGCGGAAATCGATTTGATGGCAGTACGTAATGAGCGTTTGGCGCTACAAACTGAACTTGCTGACCTAGAAGCAGAAATGGCAGGCTACCTAGAGGAGTTGGGTTATGGTGCCTAA
- a CDS encoding restriction endonuclease subunit S has protein sequence MVPNGWQKVNLKSLLSTTIKNGYSPNAVEQETGYVVLGLGALTDNKLDARNIKNVEATEQVLKSQLSHGDFLISRSNTPDKVGRSCMFRGEVANCSYPDLMMKFRANEVFIEPVFLEIYLQSSRTRQYFQNCAAGSSSSMVKITKSVVEKAPVLLPPLLEQRKIAQILSTWDRGIATTEKLIDVSKQQKKALMQHLLTGKKRLIDPETGKAFEGEWEEVKLTELCKIGTGKKDANHGSSSGKYPFFTCAKRPILSSSYSYDFEALLIAGNGVIGTTHYYKGKFEAYQRTYILSEFRAVFVAYLHHWINFYLKRDVDREKQHGAMPYIKVGMLQNFKVKLGSYSEQQKIASVLTSADKEVELLEAKLAHFKQEKKALMQQLLTGKRRVKVAETEAA, from the coding sequence ATGGTGCCTAATGGGTGGCAAAAAGTTAACCTTAAAAGTTTGCTTTCTACAACAATAAAAAACGGGTATTCCCCAAATGCTGTAGAACAAGAAACAGGATATGTTGTTCTTGGTCTTGGTGCGTTAACCGACAATAAACTTGATGCAAGAAATATCAAAAATGTAGAAGCAACAGAGCAGGTACTGAAGTCCCAACTTAGCCACGGTGATTTCTTAATAAGTCGCTCAAATACACCAGATAAAGTTGGTCGTTCTTGCATGTTCCGAGGAGAGGTAGCGAATTGTTCTTATCCTGACCTTATGATGAAGTTTCGTGCCAATGAGGTTTTTATTGAACCTGTATTTTTAGAAATTTATCTTCAATCATCACGTACAAGACAATATTTCCAAAACTGTGCCGCTGGGAGCAGTAGCTCCATGGTGAAGATTACTAAGTCTGTTGTCGAGAAGGCTCCAGTTCTGCTCCCACCACTCCTAGAACAACGCAAAATTGCCCAAATCCTTTCTACATGGGATCGCGGGATTGCAACCACAGAAAAGCTGATTGATGTCAGCAAGCAGCAGAAAAAAGCCTTAATGCAGCACCTGTTGACGGGTAAGAAGCGTTTGATTGATCCTGAAACGGGTAAAGCGTTTGAGGGGGAGTGGGAAGAGGTTAAGTTAACAGAATTGTGCAAAATTGGAACAGGTAAGAAAGATGCAAATCATGGCTCTTCAAGCGGCAAATATCCTTTTTTCACTTGTGCAAAACGACCAATTTTGAGTTCTTCTTATTCCTATGATTTTGAAGCACTATTAATAGCTGGCAATGGCGTCATAGGTACAACTCACTATTACAAGGGCAAATTTGAAGCTTATCAACGAACTTACATTCTTAGTGAGTTTAGAGCTGTATTCGTAGCTTATTTACACCATTGGATAAACTTTTACTTGAAGAGAGATGTAGACCGAGAAAAGCAACATGGAGCAATGCCATATATCAAAGTAGGAATGCTGCAAAACTTTAAAGTTAAGTTGGGTAGTTATTCTGAACAACAAAAAATCGCCTCAGTTCTCACTTCTGCCGACAAAGAAGTCGAGTTATTAGAAGCCAAGCTTGCACACTTCAAGCAAGAGAAAAAGGCGTTGATGCAGCAGTTGTTGACAGGAAAAAGAAGAGTCAAAGTTGCTGAAACCGAAGCCGCTTAA
- a CDS encoding HsdR family type I site-specific deoxyribonuclease — protein MEPLSSSEPKHHAPNFKEEQSAKIPALTLLTNLGYQFIPPSECMAMRGNKTTVILPQVLRKVLSFKTYSFMGKERHLSKAAIDKIVQELANPAMNEGLKAANEKLYNALTYGISVTEFVEGKKANPTIQIIDWDTPENNQFHFTEEMEVDNARGTGKRIPDVVCFVNGLPWVVIEAKRPDSSINGKPTITEGISQNIRNQKVDEIPHLFAYSQLLLSINGHDGLYGTCGTPEKFWAKWKEEEITESTFERLKNTPLNDAQLNAIFSHRTPAIKDEYLSLIAGGDLVVTDQDRLLVSLLRHDRLLELTRLFTLFDKKAGKIVARYQQVFGIKALVERITSFDDKGARNGGVIWHTTGSGKSFTMVFLSKALIWLKALAKCRVVVVTDRVDLEDQLARTFASGGALSDKDKKEAMATTGKRLAEQIGKGNERIIFSIINKFGTAINLPECYNDSPDIIVLVDEGHRSQNGENNIRMQQALPKAAYIGFTGTPLLQDDKTENKFGKIIHSYTMQQAVEDGTVTPLLYEERIPDLSTNDKAIDAWFDRITDILSEKQRADLKRKFAQKGQIYQTEGRLELIAHDISDHFQNFKQQGLKGQLACDSKASAIRYKKLLDQIGKVTSVVAMSPPDTREGHDNVDNESTDLVQNWWKENVAQKGWADEKAYTKHIIQEFEKDEGPDIMIVVDKLLTGFDEPKNTVLYIDKPLKQHNLIQAIARVNRLHSKKQFGYLIDYRGILKELDITIEKYQDLAERTQGGFDIDDLKGLYNRMDTEYKKLPGLYDDLWAIFSDVKNKQDGQALRQALAPKIDTIDGQLTDTNLKLRNDFYGALTTFANCLKVALQSATYFEDKSFDNKRELYKSTLKSMSQLRQQVRADAEETVDYDEYSENIRAMLDKHIAGVSIEEPEGAYLVGNMGKDAKPEQMTDDEAKNKKDVITGRVTKMIEQDLADDPYAQEYFSNLLKQAIEKTKEMFDSPVKQYLLFADFEQQVKDRDVAGLPTDRFAELDPKIKRHVQAYYGLFLKVLGETLPLSEEQCFQYALDIDGIVRKAVAEFSINPSEIENQIRLGLLPLLFNDVGIDKAQAIITDVIQITRLGLSGH, from the coding sequence ATGGAACCATTATCTTCTAGTGAACCTAAGCATCACGCACCGAATTTCAAAGAAGAGCAAAGTGCAAAAATCCCAGCGTTAACTTTGCTCACCAACCTTGGTTATCAGTTTATTCCGCCGAGTGAATGCATGGCGATGCGTGGCAACAAAACCACCGTAATTTTGCCGCAGGTGTTACGCAAAGTATTGAGCTTTAAAACTTATTCATTCATGGGTAAAGAGCGCCATTTATCGAAAGCTGCAATTGATAAAATCGTACAAGAACTGGCTAACCCTGCTATGAATGAAGGGCTAAAAGCGGCCAATGAAAAGCTCTATAACGCGTTAACTTATGGCATTAGCGTAACGGAATTTGTCGAGGGTAAAAAAGCCAACCCAACCATTCAAATCATCGATTGGGACACGCCTGAAAACAACCAATTTCATTTCACCGAAGAGATGGAAGTTGATAACGCCCGTGGTACAGGTAAACGCATTCCTGATGTGGTCTGTTTCGTTAATGGCTTGCCGTGGGTGGTGATAGAGGCCAAACGTCCTGATAGCAGCATCAATGGCAAACCCACCATCACCGAAGGTATTTCGCAAAACATCCGCAACCAAAAAGTAGATGAAATCCCTCATCTGTTTGCTTACAGCCAACTGTTGTTGTCCATCAATGGTCATGATGGCTTATACGGTACGTGCGGCACACCTGAGAAGTTCTGGGCGAAATGGAAAGAAGAAGAAATCACCGAAAGCACCTTTGAACGCCTTAAGAACACGCCACTGAATGACGCGCAACTGAATGCGATTTTCAGCCATCGCACGCCAGCAATCAAAGACGAATATCTATCACTGATTGCAGGCGGTGATTTGGTGGTGACAGACCAAGACCGCTTATTGGTATCCTTGTTGCGCCATGACCGCCTACTAGAGTTAACCCGTCTATTTACTCTGTTTGATAAAAAAGCAGGCAAGATCGTTGCGCGTTATCAGCAAGTATTTGGCATTAAAGCTTTAGTGGAACGCATCACCTCTTTTGATGACAAAGGCGCACGTAACGGCGGTGTGATCTGGCATACCACAGGTTCGGGTAAGTCTTTCACGATGGTGTTTTTGTCAAAAGCCCTGATTTGGCTTAAAGCGTTAGCGAAATGCCGCGTTGTGGTTGTGACCGACCGTGTGGATCTAGAAGATCAGCTTGCTCGTACCTTTGCTTCTGGTGGCGCACTGTCAGATAAAGACAAAAAAGAGGCAATGGCAACCACAGGTAAACGCCTTGCAGAGCAAATCGGTAAAGGCAATGAGCGTATCATCTTCTCGATCATCAACAAGTTTGGTACAGCGATTAACCTACCGGAATGCTACAACGATAGCCCAGACATTATCGTATTAGTGGACGAGGGGCACCGTAGCCAAAACGGTGAGAACAACATTCGAATGCAGCAAGCCTTGCCGAAAGCCGCTTACATCGGTTTCACAGGTACACCACTGCTGCAAGACGATAAAACCGAGAACAAGTTCGGTAAAATCATTCACTCTTACACCATGCAGCAAGCCGTCGAAGATGGCACCGTTACCCCTTTGCTTTATGAAGAACGTATTCCCGATCTGAGCACCAACGACAAAGCCATTGATGCATGGTTTGACCGCATTACCGATATCCTATCAGAAAAGCAACGCGCAGACTTAAAACGCAAATTCGCTCAAAAAGGTCAGATTTACCAAACCGAAGGGCGTTTAGAGTTAATTGCGCACGATATTTCGGATCACTTCCAAAACTTCAAGCAGCAAGGTTTGAAAGGTCAACTGGCGTGTGATTCTAAAGCCTCTGCAATCCGTTATAAGAAGCTACTCGATCAAATCGGCAAAGTCACTTCAGTGGTTGCGATGTCGCCACCCGATACCCGCGAGGGACACGATAACGTCGATAATGAAAGTACCGATCTGGTGCAAAACTGGTGGAAAGAGAACGTCGCACAAAAAGGTTGGGCAGACGAGAAAGCTTACACTAAACACATCATTCAAGAGTTTGAAAAAGATGAAGGCCCCGACATTATGATCGTGGTCGATAAGCTGTTAACGGGCTTTGATGAGCCTAAAAACACCGTGCTCTATATCGACAAGCCGTTAAAGCAGCACAACCTGATTCAAGCTATTGCACGGGTTAACCGCCTGCACAGCAAAAAGCAGTTCGGTTATTTGATTGATTATCGTGGCATCCTCAAAGAGCTGGACATCACCATTGAGAAGTACCAAGACTTGGCTGAACGTACCCAAGGCGGCTTTGATATCGACGATCTCAAAGGCTTGTATAACCGCATGGATACCGAGTACAAGAAGTTGCCAGGTTTGTATGATGACCTTTGGGCCATTTTTTCTGATGTGAAGAACAAGCAAGACGGACAAGCACTTCGTCAGGCTTTGGCACCAAAAATTGATACCATTGATGGTCAATTAACCGATACCAACTTAAAGCTGCGTAATGATTTTTATGGTGCGCTGACCACGTTTGCTAACTGCCTAAAGGTTGCCCTGCAATCGGCGACGTACTTTGAAGATAAGAGCTTCGACAATAAGCGAGAACTATATAAGAGTACGCTGAAATCCATGAGTCAACTGCGCCAACAAGTACGCGCAGATGCAGAAGAAACCGTGGACTACGACGAGTATTCGGAAAATATTCGCGCCATGTTAGACAAGCACATTGCGGGGGTCTCGATTGAAGAACCCGAAGGCGCTTATCTGGTTGGTAACATGGGTAAAGATGCCAAACCAGAGCAAATGACCGATGATGAGGCTAAAAACAAAAAGGATGTCATCACAGGTCGTGTAACCAAGATGATTGAGCAAGATTTGGCAGATGATCCGTATGCCCAAGAGTATTTCTCAAACTTGTTAAAGCAAGCTATCGAGAAAACCAAGGAGATGTTTGATAGCCCAGTTAAACAGTATCTTCTATTCGCGGACTTTGAGCAGCAGGTTAAAGACCGTGATGTGGCAGGTTTACCAACGGATCGCTTTGCAGAGCTTGACCCTAAAATAAAACGCCATGTTCAAGCTTACTATGGACTGTTCTTAAAAGTGTTGGGAGAGACGTTGCCTCTGAGTGAAGAGCAATGCTTTCAGTATGCGTTAGACATTGATGGTATTGTGCGTAAAGCCGTTGCTGAGTTTTCAATTAACCCATCGGAGATTGAAAACCAAATTCGTTTAGGACTGCTGCCACTGCTGTTTAATGATGTTGGTATCGACAAAGCGCAAGCCATTATTACGGATGTTATTCAAATCACTCGCCTTGGCTTATCAGGTCACTAA
- a CDS encoding SprT family zinc-dependent metalloprotease, translating to MTSVNHNEGNVEEYSFIYGDEAVTYEVIRKVFALDKNGEAKKKKITIRVHPDCRVAVTAPQDAEKSAIHEAVMQRAQWIWNALVEFRSHLEYVQTKHYVSGEMQFYLGRRYVLKVVEDRDAISNVKMERGKLLVTLNRFNEDKPKLVKALLSGWYGVRAERIFHERLAELLPQATWVEGIPSFRIMPMQKQWGSCSAKGTLMLNPHLIKAPKECIDYVILHELCHIAEYNHSERFWRLLTSVMPNWKEVKSKLDGMAELYLNE from the coding sequence ATGACTTCTGTTAACCATAATGAAGGCAATGTCGAGGAATACAGCTTCATCTATGGTGATGAAGCTGTTACCTATGAAGTGATCCGCAAGGTATTTGCTTTAGATAAAAACGGTGAAGCTAAGAAAAAGAAAATCACCATTCGAGTGCATCCAGATTGCCGAGTGGCTGTTACTGCGCCTCAAGATGCTGAAAAATCAGCAATCCATGAGGCGGTCATGCAACGCGCTCAATGGATTTGGAATGCACTGGTCGAGTTTCGATCTCACTTAGAATATGTGCAAACCAAACACTATGTGAGTGGTGAGATGCAGTTCTATCTAGGCCGTCGCTATGTGTTAAAGGTGGTAGAAGACAGAGATGCCATTTCCAACGTGAAGATGGAACGAGGCAAGTTGTTAGTCACACTCAACCGCTTTAACGAAGATAAGCCAAAGCTAGTTAAAGCGCTGCTATCTGGTTGGTATGGCGTTCGTGCAGAGCGCATATTCCATGAACGTTTAGCTGAGCTTCTGCCACAAGCAACGTGGGTAGAGGGCATCCCATCATTTCGCATTATGCCGATGCAAAAACAATGGGGAAGCTGCTCAGCCAAAGGTACGTTGATGCTCAACCCTCACCTGATCAAAGCACCCAAAGAGTGCATTGATTACGTAATATTGCATGAGCTCTGCCATATTGCGGAATACAACCATAGTGAACGCTTCTGGCGATTGTTAACCAGCGTGATGCCGAACTGGAAAGAAGTGAAAAGTAAGCTCGATGGAATGGCGGAGTTGTATTTGAATGAGTGA
- a CDS encoding IS3 family transposase (programmed frameshift): MKKARFTETQIVNILKLADSGMKVEDICRQNGISNATYYNWKSKYGGMEANDVKRLKELEDENAKLKKLFAEVSLENHAMKELFGKKGLVVAEKKSCTQSLKEAGLSVIKACKLTSLPRASFYRKTQNWREKDKIVIDAIQSVLTKSPQSGFWKCYFRLRFQGYPFNHKRVYRVYCRLGLNLKRRVKKVLPKREKRPLVIEKVPNIQWALDFMHDSLYCGKRFRTLNIIDEGTRECLAIEIDTSLPAERLIRVLERLKAERGLPKQIRVDNGPELISVNLLNYCEDNQISLCHIQPGKPQQNGFIERFNGSFRREFLNAYLFESLSQVRELAWFWQQDYNQNRTHESLNHLPPEAYRQQLENSNLVCLN, from the exons ATGAAAAAAGCCCGTTTTACTGAAACTCAAATCGTTAATATTTTAAAACTCGCTGATTCAGGGATGAAAGTGGAAGATATTTGCCGCCAAAATGGGATCAGCAATGCCACTTACTATAACTGGAAATCAAAGTATGGTGGCATGGAAGCTAATGATGTTAAACGATTAAAAGAGCTTGAAGATGAAAACGCGAAACTGAAAAAGCTCTTTGCGGAAGTTAGCCTTGAAAACCATGCAATGAAGGAGCTTTTCG GCAAAAAAGGGTTGGTAGTGGCTGAAAAGAAATCCTGCACTCAATCATTAAAAGAGGCGGGCTTATCAGTCATTAAAGCGTGTAAACTCACATCGCTACCTCGCGCTTCGTTTTATCGGAAGACTCAAAATTGGCGAGAGAAAGATAAAATCGTCATCGATGCCATACAATCCGTTTTAACGAAATCGCCACAATCAGGATTCTGGAAATGTTATTTCCGACTGAGATTTCAAGGCTATCCTTTTAATCATAAACGAGTTTATCGCGTTTATTGTCGATTAGGATTGAATCTGAAACGACGGGTTAAAAAAGTACTTCCGAAGCGTGAAAAAAGACCATTAGTGATTGAAAAAGTCCCAAATATTCAATGGGCATTGGATTTTATGCACGACAGTTTATATTGCGGCAAACGCTTTAGAACCCTCAACATTATTGATGAAGGAACGCGTGAATGCTTGGCGATTGAGATTGATACATCATTGCCTGCGGAACGCCTCATCAGGGTGCTTGAGCGTTTAAAAGCTGAAAGAGGGTTACCAAAGCAGATCCGAGTCGATAATGGGCCTGAACTTATTTCAGTTAACTTATTGAATTACTGTGAAGATAACCAAATATCGCTATGCCATATTCAACCGGGAAAACCGCAACAAAATGGGTTTATCGAACGTTTTAATGGCTCGTTTCGACGTGAATTTTTAAATGCGTATTTATTTGAATCGTTAAGCCAAGTGCGAGAATTAGCATGGTTTTGGCAGCAAGATTATAACCAAAATCGAACTCACGAAAGTTTAAATCACCTCCCACCGGAGGCCTATCGTCAACAGTTAGAAAACTCTAATTTGGTGTGTCTCAATTAA